In Tepidimicrobium xylanilyticum, a single window of DNA contains:
- a CDS encoding MarR family winged helix-turn-helix transcriptional regulator, with translation MNNNYINEITNKEIIHLLISFAMKHRKIMQYYLEETGVYHAQHRLLMEISHTQNVSQKDIASSMGISAATIAVSLKKLEKGGYIKKEIDEGDNRLNQITITEKGKKVVEQSKQIFDSTDQKVFGGFTEEEKFTLFTLLQKLEANLIRMEDEIKYQKERT, from the coding sequence ATGAATAATAATTACATTAATGAAATTACTAATAAGGAAATTATTCATCTACTGATTAGCTTTGCTATGAAGCATAGGAAAATTATGCAGTATTACCTAGAAGAAACAGGTGTTTACCATGCCCAGCATCGCTTGCTAATGGAAATCTCTCATACCCAAAATGTTTCACAAAAAGATATTGCTAGTTCAATGGGTATATCTGCAGCAACCATAGCGGTATCCTTGAAAAAGCTAGAAAAGGGAGGGTATATTAAAAAAGAAATAGATGAAGGAGATAACAGGCTCAATCAAATTACAATTACTGAGAAAGGGAAAAAGGTTGTAGAACAAAGCAAACAGATTTTTGATTCAACAGATCAAAAGGTCTTTGGTGGATTTACAGAAGAGGAGAAGTTCACCTTATTTACTTTATTGCAAAAATTGGAGGCTAATTTAATTAGGATGGAAGATGAAATAAAATATCAAAAAGAAAGGACATAG
- a CDS encoding chemotaxis protein CheB gives MDTGAVDFVVKLDMGNMKSVEQFIYEIIENIKIASIAKIVQNTVKSSIYSDNGHGSFDSGKIIAIGASAGGPESITRILKNMPVKIPGVVIVQHIPPVFSRLFAERLNKSTNLKMKEAETGDYV, from the coding sequence ATGGATACTGGTGCAGTTGATTTTGTAGTAAAGCTAGATATGGGCAACATGAAGAGTGTGGAACAGTTTATCTATGAAATTATTGAAAATATAAAGATTGCTTCAATTGCAAAGATAGTTCAGAATACAGTAAAAAGTAGTATATATTCTGATAACGGACATGGTAGTTTTGATTCCGGTAAGATAATAGCTATAGGAGCTTCTGCAGGAGGACCTGAATCTATAACAAGGATATTAAAAAATATGCCTGTTAAAATACCTGGAGTGGTTATTGTACAGCACATACCACCAGTATTTTCAAGGCTTTTTGCTGAAAGATTGAATAAATCAACCAATCTTAAAATGAAAGAAGCAGAAACAGGAGACTACGTTTAA